In Nomascus leucogenys isolate Asia chromosome 8, Asia_NLE_v1, whole genome shotgun sequence, a single genomic region encodes these proteins:
- the C8H9orf131 gene encoding uncharacterized protein C9orf131 homolog isoform X4, with protein MWAQDLPLLHHVAFLDHLCKQKSEVEEEGEEEEEEGEDEASLDPLKPCSPTKEAPTGEQATPAPPQPSCGSEGLLKAIGVPEQTVMQPVSASRSFPIFQILTNFPVRHKIASGNHRQQRKSQLFWGLPSLHSESLEAIFLSSDGPSPLKLSVCSSVFFNKLAFLPRSNLFLPQYHSSAQFSTHEAHTMEDLERMALDPQLLPPPSSPSVSSLPLHLRPFPVDHKGVLSGAEAPTQSPGTSPLEVLPGYETHLETTGHKKIPQAFEPLMLPPCQSPASLSEPKKVSPEGGLAISKDFLGTMGYREEPQASESSMPVPCPPLDSLPELQGESSLKDPSRYKPQWECRENSGNLWAFESPVLDLNPGFSGTSPECVPPASETPWKGMQSRENIWVPADPVSPPSLPSVPLLESLVMGPQGVLSESKALWETMGQKENLWASDSPDPVHSTPPTSLTEPHRINPGEGLTTSEATWKDTEHSRNSWASRSPSLALSPPPALAPEPLRVRSMGVLSDSEARCGDIQKRKNSWASKHPACNLPLDLHGASPLGVLSDSQSIVGEMEQKENCVPVFPGGGSSPSSNSVSKSHISEPIADQSNYKPDGEAVEQRMNHWATELPAPSSLSTPLPEPHTDLELVRRNVQQREVPQGPSPPAVDPLHPVPWPPTLAEAVKIERTHPGLPKGEACPGVKAEAPLSQRWTAPELLTHPGIHAWQWSRELKLRLKKLRQSPASRAPGPSQSFCSSPILSSTIPDSWGLPSCPPQQIYPPNPCPHSLSSHPQKVQGTVPQPVQSSHCHHSQSSSQLQPQESGRTEQGSQRGEKMKGKMVSQVPSQGPCVHMQAGVNYPSPGPGEPSTSKVLVSGKRKDKASASSSAKKREHPRKPKAGDHRGGTARLGLSTVTGKNHTAQARSLAEAPVSTFPQRSQHRGQSSQHTTLPQLLLPKALGPQDQPEAGRRASDILTPRHCNHCPWAHMEKHLSPPTLKASLTRGLQKVLAKCLGNNRPLPTKSSQ; from the exons ATGTGGGCCCAG GACCTACCACTTCTGCACCATGTGGCCTTCCTTGATCACCTGTGTAAGCAGAAATCAGAAgtggaggaagaaggggaagaagaggaggaagagggggaagacGAGGCATCTCTGGATCCACTGAAGCCATGTTCTCCTACCAAAGAAGCTCCCACTGGAGAGCAAGCcactccagccccaccccagccatCCTGTGGTTCTGAGGGCCTCCTCAAGGCTATAGGCGTACCAGAGCAAACAGTCATGCAGCCCGTGAGCGCTTCCAGATCCTTCCCCATTTTCCAGATTCTGACCAACTTTCCTGTGAGGCACAAGATAGCATCAGGGAACCACCGGCAGCAGAGAAAAAGCCAGCTCTTCTGGGGTCTCCCCTCTCTGCACAGCGAGTCCTTGGAGGCCATCTTCCTGAGCTCAGATGGCCCCTCTCCTCTGAAGTTGTCTGTTTGTTCTTCTGTCTTCTTCAACAAGCTTGCCTTCCTACCTAGGTCCAACCTGTTTCTTCCCCAGTATCACTCCTCAGCCCAGTTTTCTACCCATGAGGCCCATACTATGGAAGATCTAGAAAGGATGGCCCTCGATCCTCAGCTGCTTCCACCTCCATCTTCTCCTTCTGTCTCATCACTACCCCTCCATCTGAGGCCCTTCCCTGTGGACCACAAGGGAGTTTTATCTGGCGCTGAGGCACCCACACAGTCCCCTGGAACTAGCCCCCTGGAAGTTCTCCCTGGATATGAGACTCATTTGGAAACCACAGGACACAAAAAGATACCCCAAGCTTTTGAGCCTCTGATGCTACCCCCCTGCCAATCCCCAGCTTCTCTGTCAGAACCCAAAAAAGTTAGCCCTGAAGGAGGACTTGCTATATCTAAGGACTTCTTGGGAACCATGGGATACAGAGAGGAACCTCAGGCCTCTGAGTCTTCAATGCCAGTCCCTTGCCCTCCCCTAGACTCCCTGCCAGAACTCCAGGGAGAGAGTTCCCTGAAAGATCCATCCAGATATAAGCCCCAGTGGGAATGCAGAGAAAACTCAGGAAACCTCTGGGCTTTTGAGTCTCCGGTCTTGGACCTCAATCCAGGGTTCTCTGGAACCAGCCCTGAATGTGTCCCACCAGCATCTGAGACACCATGGAAGGGCATGCagagtagagaaaatatttgggtCCCTGCAGACCCAGTTTCACCTCCCAGCCTTCCCTCAGTCCCTCTCCTGGAGTCTCTAGTAATGGGCCCCCAGGGAGTCCTGTCTGAATCCAAAGCTTTATGGGAGACCATGGGGCAGAAAGAGAACCTCTGGGCATCTGATTCCCCAGACCCTGTTCATAGCACACCTCCAACCTCCCTTACAGAACCACACAGAATCAATCCTGGGGAAGGCCTCACTACATCAGAAGCTACATGGAAGGACACTGAGCATTCCAGGAATTCCTGGGCTTCTAGGTCTCCATCTCTGGCCCTCAGTCCACCCCCGGCTCTTGCACCGGAGCCGCTCAGAGTTAGATCCATGGGGGTCCTGTCTGATTCTGAAGCTAGATGTGGGGACatacaaaagagaaagaactcCTGGGCCTCTAAGCACCCAGCTTGTAACTTACCCCTAGACCTGCATGGAGCCAGCCCTCTGGGAGTCTTGTCTGATTCTCAGTCTATTGTAGGGGAAatggagcaaaaagaaaactgtgtTCCTGTGTTCCCAGGTGGGGGCTCCAGCCCATCCTCAAACTCTGTTTCAAAGTCCCACATAAGTGAGCCTATCGCAGACCAAAGCAACTATAAGCCTGACGGGGAGGCAGTGGAGCAAAGAATGAACCACTGGGCCACTGagctcccagcccccagctcaCTCTCTACTCCTCTACCAGAGCCACACACTGACCTTGAACTTGTACGGAGAAATGTGCAACAAAGAGAAGTTCCCCAAGGCCCCAGCCCTCCGGCAGTGGATCCCCTACACCCAGTACCCTGGCCTCCTACCCTAGCTGAAGCTGTGAAGATTGAACGCACTCATCCTGGTCTACCCAAGGGAGAGGCATGCCCAGGGGTTAAGGCAGAGGCCCCACTCTCCCAGAGATGGACTGCCCCAGAGTTGCTCACCCATCCTGGGATCCATGCCTGGCAGTGGAGTAGAGAGCTGAAACTCAGGCTGAAGAAACTGCGGCAGAGCCCTGCCTCCAGAGCCCCTGGCCCAAGTCAATCATTTTGCAGCTCCCCTATTCTGAGCTCCACAATTCCAGACTCCTGGGGACTCCCTTCCTGCCCACCACAGCAGATTTATCCCCCAAATCCATGCCCCCACTCTTTAAGTTCTCATCCTCAAAAAGTTCAGGGCACAGTACCTCAGCCTGTCCAGTCCTCCCACTGTCATCACTCCCAATCCTCTTCCCAGCTTCAGCCACAGGAGTCTGGCAGGACAGAACAAGGGTCTCAGAGAGGGGAGAAAATGAAGGGGAAGATGGTGAGCCAGGTCCCATCCCAAGGGCCATGTGTACACATGCAGGCTGGTGTGAACTATCCATCTCCAGGCCCAGGAGAACCTTCAACCTCTAAGGTTCTGGtctcaggcaagagaaaggacaAGGCTTCAGCCTCATCCTCAGCCAAAAAGAGAGAGCACCCTAGAAAACCCAAAGCAGGAGACCACAGAGGAGGGACTGCAAGGTTGGGGTTATCCACGGTCACAGGGAAGAACCACACTGCCCAGGCCAGAAGCCTAGCAGAGGCCCCTGTAAGCACATTTCCCCAAAGGTCTCAACACAGGGGCCAGAGCTCTCAACACACTACTCTTCCCCAGCTGCTTCTCCCCAAAGCTTTGGGTCCCCAGGATCAGCCAGAGGCAGGGCGGAGAGCAAGTGACATCCTGACCCCTCGCCACTGTAACCACTGTCCTTGGGCCCACATGGAGAAGCATCTCTCCCCCCCTACCCTCAAGGCTTCCCTTACCAGGGGTTTGCAAAAGGTGTTAGCCAAATGCCTGGGTAACAATCGACCCCTACCCACCAAATCTAGTCAGTAG
- the C8H9orf131 gene encoding uncharacterized protein C9orf131 homolog isoform X2 — MEWLLEDLLGAKGDMGLLWGQLTHALACRHCGSSCFQSLGNLDLPLLHHVAFLDHLCKQKSEVEEEGEEEEEEGEDEASLDPLKPCSPTKEAPTGEQATPAPPQPSCGSEGLLKAIGVPEQTVMQPVSASRSFPIFQILTNFPVRHKIASGNHRQQRKSQLFWGLPSLHSESLEAIFLSSDGPSPLKLSVCSSVFFNKLAFLPRSNLFLPQYHSSAQFSTHEAHTMEDLERMALDPQLLPPPSSPSVSSLPLHLRPFPVDHKGVLSGAEAPTQSPGTSPLEVLPGYETHLETTGHKKIPQAFEPLMLPPCQSPASLSEPKKVSPEGGLAISKDFLGTMGYREEPQASESSMPVPCPPLDSLPELQGESSLKDPSRYKPQWECRENSGNLWAFESPVLDLNPGFSGTSPECVPPASETPWKGMQSRENIWVPADPVSPPSLPSVPLLESLVMGPQGVLSESKALWETMGQKENLWASDSPDPVHSTPPTSLTEPHRINPGEGLTTSEATWKDTEHSRNSWASRSPSLALSPPPALAPEPLRVRSMGVLSDSEARCGDIQKRKNSWASKHPACNLPLDLHGASPLGVLSDSQSIVGEMEQKENCVPVFPGGGSSPSSNSVSKSHISEPIADQSNYKPDGEAVEQRMNHWATELPAPSSLSTPLPEPHTDLELVRRNVQQREVPQGPSPPAVDPLHPVPWPPTLAEAVKIERTHPGLPKGEACPGVKAEAPLSQRWTAPELLTHPGIHAWQWSRELKLRLKKLRQSPASRAPGPSQSFCSSPILSSTIPDSWGLPSCPPQQIYPPNPCPHSLSSHPQKVQGTVPQPVQSSHCHHSQSSSQLQPQESGRTEQGSQRGEKMKGKMVSQVPSQGPCVHMQAGVNYPSPGPGEPSTSKVLVSGKRKDKASASSSAKKREHPRKPKAGDHRGGTARLGLSTVTGKNHTAQARSLAEAPVSTFPQRSQHRGQSSQHTTLPQLLLPKALGPQDQPEAGRRASDILTPRHCNHCPWAHMEKHLSPPTLKASLTRGLQKVLAKCLGNNRPLPTKSSQ; from the exons ATGGAATGGCTGCTGGAGGACCTGCTTGGGGCTAAGGGGGATATGGGGCTTCTCTGGGGCCAACTGACCCATGCCCTAGCCTGCAGACACTGCGGCAGCAGCTGCTTCCAGAGTCTAGGAAATCTG GACCTACCACTTCTGCACCATGTGGCCTTCCTTGATCACCTGTGTAAGCAGAAATCAGAAgtggaggaagaaggggaagaagaggaggaagagggggaagacGAGGCATCTCTGGATCCACTGAAGCCATGTTCTCCTACCAAAGAAGCTCCCACTGGAGAGCAAGCcactccagccccaccccagccatCCTGTGGTTCTGAGGGCCTCCTCAAGGCTATAGGCGTACCAGAGCAAACAGTCATGCAGCCCGTGAGCGCTTCCAGATCCTTCCCCATTTTCCAGATTCTGACCAACTTTCCTGTGAGGCACAAGATAGCATCAGGGAACCACCGGCAGCAGAGAAAAAGCCAGCTCTTCTGGGGTCTCCCCTCTCTGCACAGCGAGTCCTTGGAGGCCATCTTCCTGAGCTCAGATGGCCCCTCTCCTCTGAAGTTGTCTGTTTGTTCTTCTGTCTTCTTCAACAAGCTTGCCTTCCTACCTAGGTCCAACCTGTTTCTTCCCCAGTATCACTCCTCAGCCCAGTTTTCTACCCATGAGGCCCATACTATGGAAGATCTAGAAAGGATGGCCCTCGATCCTCAGCTGCTTCCACCTCCATCTTCTCCTTCTGTCTCATCACTACCCCTCCATCTGAGGCCCTTCCCTGTGGACCACAAGGGAGTTTTATCTGGCGCTGAGGCACCCACACAGTCCCCTGGAACTAGCCCCCTGGAAGTTCTCCCTGGATATGAGACTCATTTGGAAACCACAGGACACAAAAAGATACCCCAAGCTTTTGAGCCTCTGATGCTACCCCCCTGCCAATCCCCAGCTTCTCTGTCAGAACCCAAAAAAGTTAGCCCTGAAGGAGGACTTGCTATATCTAAGGACTTCTTGGGAACCATGGGATACAGAGAGGAACCTCAGGCCTCTGAGTCTTCAATGCCAGTCCCTTGCCCTCCCCTAGACTCCCTGCCAGAACTCCAGGGAGAGAGTTCCCTGAAAGATCCATCCAGATATAAGCCCCAGTGGGAATGCAGAGAAAACTCAGGAAACCTCTGGGCTTTTGAGTCTCCGGTCTTGGACCTCAATCCAGGGTTCTCTGGAACCAGCCCTGAATGTGTCCCACCAGCATCTGAGACACCATGGAAGGGCATGCagagtagagaaaatatttgggtCCCTGCAGACCCAGTTTCACCTCCCAGCCTTCCCTCAGTCCCTCTCCTGGAGTCTCTAGTAATGGGCCCCCAGGGAGTCCTGTCTGAATCCAAAGCTTTATGGGAGACCATGGGGCAGAAAGAGAACCTCTGGGCATCTGATTCCCCAGACCCTGTTCATAGCACACCTCCAACCTCCCTTACAGAACCACACAGAATCAATCCTGGGGAAGGCCTCACTACATCAGAAGCTACATGGAAGGACACTGAGCATTCCAGGAATTCCTGGGCTTCTAGGTCTCCATCTCTGGCCCTCAGTCCACCCCCGGCTCTTGCACCGGAGCCGCTCAGAGTTAGATCCATGGGGGTCCTGTCTGATTCTGAAGCTAGATGTGGGGACatacaaaagagaaagaactcCTGGGCCTCTAAGCACCCAGCTTGTAACTTACCCCTAGACCTGCATGGAGCCAGCCCTCTGGGAGTCTTGTCTGATTCTCAGTCTATTGTAGGGGAAatggagcaaaaagaaaactgtgtTCCTGTGTTCCCAGGTGGGGGCTCCAGCCCATCCTCAAACTCTGTTTCAAAGTCCCACATAAGTGAGCCTATCGCAGACCAAAGCAACTATAAGCCTGACGGGGAGGCAGTGGAGCAAAGAATGAACCACTGGGCCACTGagctcccagcccccagctcaCTCTCTACTCCTCTACCAGAGCCACACACTGACCTTGAACTTGTACGGAGAAATGTGCAACAAAGAGAAGTTCCCCAAGGCCCCAGCCCTCCGGCAGTGGATCCCCTACACCCAGTACCCTGGCCTCCTACCCTAGCTGAAGCTGTGAAGATTGAACGCACTCATCCTGGTCTACCCAAGGGAGAGGCATGCCCAGGGGTTAAGGCAGAGGCCCCACTCTCCCAGAGATGGACTGCCCCAGAGTTGCTCACCCATCCTGGGATCCATGCCTGGCAGTGGAGTAGAGAGCTGAAACTCAGGCTGAAGAAACTGCGGCAGAGCCCTGCCTCCAGAGCCCCTGGCCCAAGTCAATCATTTTGCAGCTCCCCTATTCTGAGCTCCACAATTCCAGACTCCTGGGGACTCCCTTCCTGCCCACCACAGCAGATTTATCCCCCAAATCCATGCCCCCACTCTTTAAGTTCTCATCCTCAAAAAGTTCAGGGCACAGTACCTCAGCCTGTCCAGTCCTCCCACTGTCATCACTCCCAATCCTCTTCCCAGCTTCAGCCACAGGAGTCTGGCAGGACAGAACAAGGGTCTCAGAGAGGGGAGAAAATGAAGGGGAAGATGGTGAGCCAGGTCCCATCCCAAGGGCCATGTGTACACATGCAGGCTGGTGTGAACTATCCATCTCCAGGCCCAGGAGAACCTTCAACCTCTAAGGTTCTGGtctcaggcaagagaaaggacaAGGCTTCAGCCTCATCCTCAGCCAAAAAGAGAGAGCACCCTAGAAAACCCAAAGCAGGAGACCACAGAGGAGGGACTGCAAGGTTGGGGTTATCCACGGTCACAGGGAAGAACCACACTGCCCAGGCCAGAAGCCTAGCAGAGGCCCCTGTAAGCACATTTCCCCAAAGGTCTCAACACAGGGGCCAGAGCTCTCAACACACTACTCTTCCCCAGCTGCTTCTCCCCAAAGCTTTGGGTCCCCAGGATCAGCCAGAGGCAGGGCGGAGAGCAAGTGACATCCTGACCCCTCGCCACTGTAACCACTGTCCTTGGGCCCACATGGAGAAGCATCTCTCCCCCCCTACCCTCAAGGCTTCCCTTACCAGGGGTTTGCAAAAGGTGTTAGCCAAATGCCTGGGTAACAATCGACCCCTACCCACCAAATCTAGTCAGTAG